Proteins encoded in a region of the Ziziphus jujuba cultivar Dongzao chromosome 3, ASM3175591v1 genome:
- the LOC125423435 gene encoding protein ACCELERATED CELL DEATH 6-like: MKSDLYRDAVRGITNGAILENKDHLQHLVTPNQNTVLHIYITSIRTSIDKKKRQGCGRHTGNVPGIADAAQYERRDSPSHSIKVGHVSIAEILILHAKALRSPEDLKSGGGLEAYRQMIRMTNQDGDTALHEALRFKHLSVVKVLVGEDSDFQYSANEAGETPIYIATERGYRDIVFEILDKCTSPGAAGSCEMIKRIVDKMGGLIKEKDQEGWTPLHHAAHMGYLPAVRLFLEWPINRDAGYMQDNEGNTALHLAAASNHTNIMKEILEWCPDCYELVNSKGWNILHSAVRGSCLFQTDAQLYILKDARFNNLINQKDVDGHTPLHHAAALTLDEPILDFNDFPEVDKMAFNKHNQNALDIASTTNTIAPFKNSFKRHLYKKGLRTGMRIFNPASATASIGGEQGNNKDEISTNANRFREANLIVAALIATVTFTASFTVPGGYVSEKGPLQGTPVLGKSSAFKSFVVMDAIAMVLSSSAVFLHIFLNFRQDTVRIIWYLVTAFNLTSFAMAAMMLAFVTGTYAVLGYSSGLAIAICVIGLSFFIFFFLLFKKLLTPELNLEV, translated from the exons ATGAAATCTGATCTCTACAGGGATGCAGTACGCGGCATAACCAATGGTGCAATCTTGGAAAACAAAGACCATCTTCAACATTTAGTCACTCCAAATCAGAACACAGTCCTGCATATTTACATCACATCCATTAGAACCtccattgataaaaaaaaaagacaaggtTGTGGAAGACATACTGGCAATGTGCCCGGCATTGCTGATGCAGCCCAATATGAAAGGAGAGACTCCCCTTCACATAGCATCAAGGTCGGGCATGTTTCAATTGCTGAGATACTCATCCTGCACGCGAAAGCCCTCCGATCTCCCGAAGATCTCAAAAGCGGCGGCGGTCTGGAAGCCTATAGGCAGATGATAAGGATGACCAATCAAGATGGAGACACAGCTTTGCATGAGGCTCTCCGATTTAAGCATCTCAGCGTGGTGAAGGTATTGGTTGGAGAAGATAGCGATTTCCAATACTCTGCTAATGAGGCTGGGGAGACACCAATTTACATAGCCACCGAGAGAGGATACAGAGACATTGTGTTTGAAATATTAGACAAATGCACATCACCAGGTGCTGCTGGATCTTGTG AAATGATAAAAAGGATTGTGGATAAAATGGGAGgactaataaaagaaaaagatcaaGAAGGCTGGACTCCGCTACACCATGCTGCACATATGGGATATCTTCCAGCAGTAAGACTGTTTCTAGAGTGGCCGATAAATAGAGATGCAGGGTACATGCAAGATAATGAAGGCAACACAGCTCTTCATCTTGCAGCGGCTTCAAATCACACAAACATAATGAAGGAAATTCTTGAATGGTGCCCAGATTGCTATGAGCTAGTCAACAGCAAAGGCTGGAATATCTTACACTCCGCAGTGCGAGGTAGTTGCTTATTTCAAACGGATGCTCAGCTGTACATCTTGAAAGATGCTCGCTTCAACAACCTCATAAATCAAAAGGATGTCGATGGACACACACCCCTCCATCACGCTGCAGCACTTACATTGGATGAACCGATTCTAGATTTCAATGATTTTCCTGAAGTGGACAAGATGGCGTTCAACAAACATAACCAAAATGCCCTTGATATTGCTTCAACTACTAACACAATTGCTCCCTTCAAG AATTCATTTAAAAGACACTTGTACAAAAAAGGTCTAAGAACAGGTATGCGAATATTTAACCCTGCAAGTGCAACTGCAAGTATTGGAGGCGAGCAAGGAAATAACAAGGATGAAATCTCAACTAATGCGAATAGATTCAGGGAAGCAAATTTGATTGTGGCAGCACTAATTGCGACAGTAACCTTTACCGCAAGTTTTACCGTGCCGGGAGGTTACGTGAGCGAAAAAGGTCCACTACAGGGCACTCCGGTGCTCGGAAAAAGTTCAGCGTTCAAGTCGTTCGTTGTAATGGATGCCATAGCCATGGTCCTTTCTAGTTCTGCTGTCTTTCTTCACATCTTTTTGAACTTCAGACAGGATACCGTGAGGATTATTTGGTACCTTGTCACAGCCTTCAATCTCACCTCCTTTGCTATGGCAGCAATGATGCTTGCATTTGTTACAGGTACTTATGCTGTTTTAGGCTACTCCTCAGGCCTTGCCATTGCTATTTGCGTCATTGGATtgtcttttttcattttctttttcttattatttaagaAACTTTTAACTCCAGAACTTAATTTGGAGGTGTAA